From a region of the Takifugu flavidus isolate HTHZ2018 chromosome 20, ASM371156v2, whole genome shotgun sequence genome:
- the LOC130516847 gene encoding stromelysin-3-like encodes MDDRIMPTLLFICSILHFFHGFNAASLLSHRSSANNYLQGWPRSKAGSLEKRAGTELESHTINPWKRPRCGVPDYPSVTESELKLQRNRLRRERRKRFTVFGGRWEKTDLTYKIVHFPWQMSEAKVQHVLQEAFGVWSAVTPLRFHEVTSDKADIIIDFNRYWHGDNLPFDGPGGILAHAFFPRTHRQGEVHFDYDEHWTVGNDVGMDLLQVAAHEFGHVLGLQHSLEPGAVMSPFYSDSYPPQLSEDDKRGIQYLYGLPLNVEPQMTETNEIDIGIPDACRTNFDAVSMIRGELFFFKSQYVWRLRERQLQIGYPALASRHWKSFPDHVDAAYEDKSGNIWFFQGDQYWVFDAERKITGPDSVWNLGLPVTGIQAALKWHQNGIEKVYLMKSSSYWSLNPQENRVDNIHPQSMWEWEGVPSHIDAAFRDRHGYANFLSGHHYWRFDPENKKVLEGYPRSIGTDFFGCASFPSN; translated from the exons GGGTGGCCTCGGAGCAAGGCTGGCAGTCTGGAAAAAAGAGCAGGAACTGAACTGGAATCCCACACGATCAATCCATGGAAGCGACCTCGCTGTGGCGTCCCAGACTACCCGTCCGTAACAGAGTCCGAGCTAAAGCTGCAGAGGAACCGCCTGAGAAGAGAGCGGAGAAAGAGGTTCACTGTGTTCGGGGGCCGCTGGGAGAAGACTGACCTCACCTACAA GATTGTCCACTTCCCCTGGCAGATGAGTGAGGCCAAAGTTCAGCATGTTCTCCAGGAGGCTTTTGGGGTGTGGAGCGCAGTGACTCCTCTGAGGTTTCATGAGGTCACCAGTGACAAAGCTGACATCATCATTGACTTCAACAG GTACTGGCATGGTGACAACTTACCCTTCGATGGTCCTGGAGGGATCCTTGCCCACGCTTTCTTCCCCAGGACCCACAGACAGGGAGAAGTCCACTTTGACTATGATGAGCACTGGACAGTCGGCAACGACGTGG GTATGGATCTTCTACAGGTGGCAGCTCATGAGTTTGGCCATGTGCTGGGCTTGCAGCATTCCCTGGAGCCTGGTGCTGTAATGTCTCCTTTCTACAGTGATTCCTATCCTCCACAACTTAGTGAGGATGATAAGAGGGGTATCCAGTATCTGTACGGGCTCCCTCTGAACGTAGAACCACAGATGACTGAGACAAACGAGATAGACATCGGAATA CCAGATGCCTGCAGAACAAACTTTGATGCTGTGTCCATGATCAGGGGGGaacttttcttctttaagtcTCAATACGTGTGGCGTCTCCGTGAACGTCAGCTGCAGATAGGCTACCCTGCCTTGGCGTCGCGTCACTGGAAGAGCTTTCCCGATCACGTGGATGCTGCGTATGAAGACAAGTCTGGAAACATCTGGTTCTTTCAAg gtgaccaATACTGGGTATTTGATGCTGAGAGAAAGATTACAGGCCCGGATTCAGTGTGGAACCTAGGACTTCCTGTAACTGGCATCCAGGCAGCTCTGAAGTGGCACCAGAATGGCATTGAGAAAGTCTACCTAATGAAGTCCTCCTCTTATTGGTCCCTCAACCCCCAGGAGAATCGGGTGGATAATATACATCCTCAAAGCATGTGGGAATGGGAAGGAGTGCCCAGTCACATAGATGCAGCCTTCCGGGACAGACATG GCTATGCTAACTTCCTGAGTGGGCATCACTACTGGAGGTTTGACCCAGAAAACAAGAAGGTGTTGGAAGGTTACCCCCGCAGCATTGGCACCGATTTCTTTGGCTGTGCTTCCTTTCCGTCTAACTAA